The genomic DNA CTGGTCCGTGCCACGTACCAATGGCATCCGTTTCAGCTGGTTTATAGCCTTTCCCTTTTTGCGTCAAGACGTGGACAAGGACTGGCCCTTTCGTCTTTCTTGCATATTTGATGTTTTCTGTGAGGTCATCAATACTGTGTCCGTCAACAGGCCCTAAATAAGTAAAGCCCAGTTCCTCAAAAAAGATTCCTGAGACGAATAAGTATTTTAGACAATCCTTTAAACGCTCAGCAGTTGATGCAAGTCTTCCACCTGCAGGTACTTTTTTAAGCAGGGATTCAAACTCTTCTTTCACACGCTTGTATTTTCCAGCCGTTCTTAACCGGCCTAGGACATTATGAAGTGCTCCTACATTCGGAGCGATGGACATTTCATTATCGTTCAAGATGACGATGAGATCCTTCTGCTCGTGACCGATATGGTTGAGCGCTTCTAATGCCATGCCTCCTGTCAGTGCACCATCTCCGATGATCGCAACAATTTCTTCATCTGTCCCCTTCAGATCGCGTGCTGTTGCCATCCCCATGGCTGCTGAAAGAGAAGTAGAGCTATGCCCAGTCTCCCAAACGTCATGCTCGCTCTCAGATCGTTTAGGAAAACCACATAACCCTTGATACTGCTTGAGTGTATCAAATTGGCCTGCTCGACCAGTCAATATTTTGTGTACATATGCTTGATGTCCTACATCCCAAATGAACTTATCTTTAGGACTATCAAATAATTTATGTAGCACCAGGGTCAATTCCACTACACCTAAATTAGGCCCCAGATGCCCACCTGTCTTAGAAATTTTCTCGATCAAAAAAGTGCGGATGGTTGATGCAAGTTCTTCAAGTTGATCAGCATCCAGCTCTTTTAAAAATTCAGGATCCTTGATTGATTCCAAATCCATGGAACATCCTCACTTTCCTTTCGAATTGCGTTTCACCCTGTTTGAAGCGGGTTGAGGAACCAATTTCTTAAGCTTTAATCTTTCCTCAAAGAAGTAGATTACTCGTCCGACCTGATAAATGATTGCCGTAGAGAAATGTATGGCAAATGATTTACCCAGAGCCTTCCCACCAACCGTAACCGCTGCTACAACGCTCGTGAACACAATTGAAACGGTGTATTGAAATGCGGAAACATCATCTCCGCCAAAGGTTCGCGCAAGTTGTACAATGACTGCTGCAGAAGCAGTCCCGCTTATTATACCAGAAATGTCTCCAATCACGTCATTACAAAAACTCGCAACACGGTCGGCGTTACGACAAATCATAATCGCCTGCCTCGAGCCTTTGACCTTTTCTGAAGCCATCGCATGGAAGGGTACTTCATCTACTGCTGTTGCCGCAACCCCTATAATATCAAATATGATACCGATAAGCACGATTAAAAATACAATAAGGACCCCTACGGCCCATGCGACTCCTTCTATTAACAATGTTGAGACAATTGAAAAAATAGCCGCTAACACAAGCGTGATAACGGCAATTCCAGAACTCCATTTTAATGATTTAGTTAAAACTTTATTCATGTATGCTCCTTAATGAGTACTATGTTAAAATTGTTGATTTTTTCTTCAAAATCAACATTGTTTGTATTCGTAAGCTCGAACTGCGCTTAACGATCTATTCATATGTATGGTGGAGTGGTCATTCAAAGAGTAAACACTGCGGCTTAGGTCCAGTAGGTTTTCCCAGAGGGGTACCAGTACGTTGCCATACTGGAGGTTTCCCTTTAATCCCCTCTTGACGTTGTCACCAATCGTCAGACTAGATTACCACTTAGTCCGCACTATAATCCTCAATGAATGTCACATGGAACAGTCTAGGAGTTTTCCTCAACAGTCTTTACCATTCCCTAGCCTCTTTCGCAGAATAGATTTCATATGGTATGGATTCCTTTCGGCGGCCAACCGGAAATTCATCCTCTTCCATAATCCCCTCAAATTCCACTCAAGGCAGGCTACGCTGCTCACCAGTAGTTTCTAGCGACCGAAAAAACCAGTGATACAGGTTTATAACCTCAGTTCGCAATAAGGTATTAGCACACAAATCGCAAAGTTGAGGTCCTCCGCGGCAAAAGGGTCAACGCCCACATGCCTTTGTGGATCGCCCTTTAGCCTTAACTCCCAGTATAGACCCAAGGCTGGGCGCCTCGAGCCTATACCAGGAACTTCATCGATGTGCCCTTTGGCGGATTTTTAGGCCCGCCCTCAGAAATGGGAGACTGACTAGAATACTGCACCACTCCTCATGTAATTATAATATACCATAGAAACGTTTTTGTCTCAATGTTTCTAATGATCCCTGCTGATCATATAATCTGTGAAATGCTCGAGCCATTCATGGTTGATGCCTGCTTCGAACAGATGTTTCTTGGCTTCAGCCACTTCAATCATCAACTGTTCCTTTGCGCCTGATAAGGTCAAAAGGTGAGGGTACGTACTCTTGTTGTTTTGTTCATCGCTTCCAATCGGTTTCCCCATTTTCGCTTCGTCACCCTCGACATCCAAAATATCATCCTGTATTTGGAAAGCAAGTCCTAAATGATGAGCGAATTGGGTGAGATGATGCTGCTGTTCTTCTGACCCTCCGGCGATCCGAGCACCGGCATAAATGGAAAAACCAAGTAAAGCACCCGTTTTCTTACGATGAATCGCCTCTAATGCTTCCAGGGAAAGACGCTTGCCTTCCGCCTCCATATCGGCCACTTGACCATCAACCATGCCTTCAGGTCCTGCCGCCTTTGAAAGTCGATTGATGAGGTCCATCTTCGTATCACTATCAAGCATGGTCGATTCGGAAATGATTCTGAAAGCATGAGTCAGGAGACCGTCTCCAGCCAGAATCGCAAGAGCTTCCCCGTAAATCTTATGGTTGGTCGGACTGCCTCGACGGAAATCATCATCATCCATGGACGGAAGGTCATCGTGGATCAACGAATACGTATGGATCATTTCAACTGCACAGGCAGCATCAATACCACTTTCAACCTTTTCGCCGAACGCCTCGATCGTCATCAACAGCAATGTCGGCCGTAGCCTTTTCCCCCCAGCCAGGATCGAGTACAGCATCGCTTCCTTCAGGCTTGAGTGCGCATCCAGCATTTCCACTTTTTGAGGAAGTACGTCGTCTATAAGATTTTTCTTATTTTCGAGAAGCTCCACAAATGTTTCACTATTCAACCTTATTCGTCCTCCTGTAAAGTGAAGGGTTCGGTTTCTCCATCTTCCTTCAACAATTCATCCATCTGTTTCTCTACATGCTGTAATTTATCGTGACAAAGCTTGGAAAGCTTCATGCCTTCTTGAAACAATCGAATGGATTCTTCGAGAGGAACGTCTCCCTCTTCAAGCTTTTCAACGATCTGTTCAAGCTCTTCCATCGCTTCTTCAAATGTTTGTTTCTTATCCTCTTCCATTATTCTCACTCTCCTCAAGCCCCCACACCTGGCAATCCAGCTTCCCATCCTTCAGCCGGACGGCTATGGGGTCTCCTGGTTGTACTTGTTTCACGCTTTTCACAAGCTCACCCTTCGTTTGGTGATAGGCGAGGCTGTATCCTCGTTCCATGATGCTTAACGGACTCAACGCATTCAGCTTCCCGATTTTCTGCTGGAAGGAGCCTGTTGACTGCTCTAAATGATTTCGCATTTCTTTTTTAAGCATTCGGACAACCGACTGATATCTCTCCTTCGATTGCTCATGGCGCTTTGAAGGATGATTTCGCTCAAGACGCTGGTTCATCTGCTGGATTTGTTCAGACCTTCGCGTCAGTGTCCTCGCTCCGCTTTTCTGTAATCCTTCAATCAGTCGGTCAAGCTCCTGTTCCTTCTGTTTGACGAGTTGGGTAGGATACTTGAATGCATAGGACCGCTGATAGCGATTGAGTGTATTCCTCATCGTTTTTACATTTTCAGTTATCGCTCTGGACAATCGTACACGTCTCTGCAAAATCCGTTCCTTCAGCTCATCAATATGCGGGACGGCTAGCTCTGCAGCAGCAGTAGGGGTGGCTGCTCTCACATCTGCCACGAAATCAGCGATTGTATAATCGGTTTCATGTCCTACAGCAGAAATGACTGGGATATGACTATGATGGATGCTTCTAGCCACGATTTCTTCATTAAACGCCCATAATTCCTCAATGGATCCTCCGCCACGCCCGACGATCAACACGTCCCAGGCTCCTTGCTCATTGGCATAATCAATGGCCCGCGAAATACTCGGAGCTGCATGAGGACCCTGGACGAGTACAGGCATTACCGTCACCTTCGCAATCGGGAAACGCCTTTTAATGGTTGTCAAAATATCTCTCACAGCAGCCCCCGTAGGAGATGTAATGACTCCGATTTTTTTAGGCATAGCTGGAAGCGGCTTTTTTATTTCAGGTGCAAACAACCCTTCAAATTCTAGCTTCTTCTTCAGTTCCTCGAATGCAAGGAACAGGTTTCCGATTCCATCCGGCTGCATTTCTTTCACATACAGTTGATATTGACCATGAGGCTCATAGACAGAGACTTCTCCTCTGATCAACACTTTCATCCCTTCTTCGGGCCGGAATTTCAAGAAACGGTTATTGCCTGCAAACATGACCGCATTGATTCGGCTGTTGGCATCTTTTACGGTAAAATACATATGTCCACGGCTATGGAATTTCACATTGGACAATTCGCCTCTCAGCCACATGTCTTGAAGACGGTTGTCCTGATCGAATTTTCGCTTAATATAGCGCGTCAGCTCGGTAATACTGATATATCGTTCTTGTTGCATTTAATGCACACCTTCTGTTTGATGACTCCATTTTGCAGATTGAATTGTATTCTGGAGAAGCATCGTGATCGTCATAGGACCAACACCCTTCGGCACTGGTGTCAAATAAGAAGCGACTTGCTCCACTTCTTCAAAATTGACATCCCCTGTCAGCTTGCCATCATCCTTACGGTTAATTCCAACATCGATGACGACAGCGCCCGGCTTCACAAATTCTTTTCCAACAAAGTGCATCTTCCCTACGGCAACGACAAGAATATCTGCTTGTTTCGTGATTTCTTTCATATTTGCCGTTCTAGAATGACAATATGTAACGGTCGCATTTTCATTTAAAAACAATTGGCCGACGGGTTTTCCAACAATATTGCTTCGACCGATGACAACAACGTGTTTTCCTTCAATCGGGATACCTTTCATCTTCACCATTTCGATAATCCCAAAAGGGGTGCATGGTAAAAACGCACGTTGCCCTGTCATCATCCTGCCAATATTGATCGGGTGGAATCCGTCAACATCCTTCTCCGGTGAAATGGCTTCTATGATTGCTGTATCTGAGATGTGGTCCGGTAAAGGCAGCTGGACAAGGATACCATGGCAAGTCTCATCCTGATTATAGTGGTCGATCAGTTCAAGCAGCTTTTCTTCCGATGTTTCTTCAGGAAGCTCAATCAATTTTCCATTGATCCCCACTTGTTTACATGCCTTCGTCTTCCCTCTTACATAAGATAAAGAGGCTGGATCATTCCCCACCAGAATAACAACCAGCCCTGGTATGACGCCTTCTTCTTTCAGCCTTGCAACTTCATCCTTCATCTCGTCTCTTTTCGCTTGTGCGATTTCATTTCCTTTGATAAGCTCCGCAACCATATTTTCCCCTCCGCTACTGGATTGTCTTGCTTATTTTTGAAAGGACCGCATTTACAAATCGACCTGACTCATCTCCTCCGAAAGTTTTGGCAAGGTCAATCGCTTCATTGAACGTGACATTTTTCGGAATCTCTTCCATATGGATCATTTCAAATACCGCGATTCGCAGTACAGCACGGTCAACGTTGCCGATTCGATCGAAGCTCCAGTTTTCAAGATGCTTCTTTATGAGGGCATCGATTTCCTCGAGGTGATCAAGAGTTCCTTCGACGAGTTGTACGAGGAAAGAGTCACGCTCCTCACCTTCTTCTAGTACATGACCAATTGCTTCGTCACGATCTAATCCACTTACATCTATTTGGAACAAGGACTGTAGTGCCTTCTCCCTTGCAATCCTTCTTTTCATCTTGGATACTTCCTTTCATTTCTTCTCTACCTGATGATAGCATAGAGGCTCATTCCTTAACAGCATTCACATTTTTGTATGGATATAATCGAAGGTTTCCATACGAGAAAAAGAAGACATAAAAACAGACCCGGATCCCCGCACCTTGGAATTCCACATCTAGTAGAATCCAACAGGCCTGAAATCCGAGTCAGCTCATTATTTTAGAATTCTTCGATTTCCTCTTGCTGGTTCGGTTTTCCTTCAAATTGGACACCGACAACGTGCACATCAATACGATTCGGTTCAAGGGCTGTCATCGTATGAAGGGTTAAACGGATATTTTCTTGAATTTTTTCAGCTGTATCTGGAATGGATACACCAAAGTTCATTGTGACGAAAACATCGATATCAATGCCGTCTTCCGTCAACTCAACCTTAACCCCTTTGCCAAGAGATTTTTTGCCAAATCGCTCAACTACACCTGACGCAAAATTTCCTCGCATAGATGAAACGCCTTCTACCTCAGTAGCAGCTATGCTGGAAATGACTTCGATCACTTCTGGTGAGATTTCAACTTTCCCAAGGTTTGAATCCTTTTCTTCCATTTCAAAAGTTTGATATTCGTTCATCCTATTCACCACCTTTAGAAGCTGATTTTGATGTCAAATCATACATCTCTAAGAACTTCGTATTGAATTCGCCACTCGTGAACTTTTCATGATCCAATAGACGAAGGTGGAACGGGATTGTCGTGTCGACACCTTCAATGACGAATTCGCTCAATGCACGCTTCATACGTCGAATTGCTTCATCACGGGTACTTCCGTATGTGATGACTTTCGCAATCATCGAGTCATAATACGGTGGTATAAAGTATCCTGGGTATGCTGCTGAATCAACCCGTACACCTAAACCACCCGGTGGGAGGTACATTTCTATTCTACCAGCTGACGGCATGAAATTCTTGTCTGGATTTTCAGCGTTGATCCGACATTCGATCGACCAGCCGTTAAAGGTAATATCCTCTTGAGCGAATGAAAGTCGTTCTCCACTTGCCACTCGGATTTGTTCTTTGATCAGGTCCGTACCCGTGACCATTTCAGTTACAGGATGCTCTACCTGAATCCGTGTATTCATTTCCATGAAGTAAAAGTTACCTGTGTTATGTTCGAAAATGAATTCAACCGTTCCTGCACCGGAATAATCAACTGCTTGAGCTGCGCGGACAGCCGCTTGCCCCATCTCTTCCCTCTTTTCAGGATCAAGTGCTGGGGATGGCGTTTCTTCCAGAAGCTTTTGCAGACGGCGTTGGATGGAGCAGTCACGCTCTCCTAAATGGATGACGTTCCCGTAATTATCTCCAAGAACCTGGATTTCGACGTGACGGAAATCCTCAATGTATTTTTCAATGTAAACACCAGGGTTACCGAAAGCGGAAGCTGCTTCTTGCTGAGTCATTTTGATCCCTTTTACAAGCTCCTGCTCGTTGCGGGCAACACGGATTCCTTTTCCGCCTCCACCGGCTGTCGCTTTGATGATGACTGGATAACCCATATCTTCAGCAAGCTCAATTGCTTGTTCTGTGGACTCGATGATTCCTTCAGAACCAGGAACGATCGGTACTCCTGCTTCTTTCATTGTAGCTCTTGCAACATCCTTTGTCCCCATACGGTTGATCGCTTCAGGACTTGGACCGATGAATGTAATGTTACACTCACCGCAGATCTCTGCAAAATCAGCATTCTCGGCTAAGAAACCGTATCCTGGATGGATGGCATCTGCACCGGTCAATGTTGCGACGCTCATGATATTCGTAAAGTTCAAGTAACTGTCCTTTGCAAGAATCGGACCTATGCAATAGGCTTCATCTGCCATTCGGACATGTAAAGATTCTTTATCTCCTTCCGAATATACGGCAATCGTCTCGATGTTCATCTCTTTACAAGCTCTGATGATCCGGACGGCAATTTCTCCTCTATTTGCGATAAGAACTTTTTTAATCATCTGCATCACCCTATTGTTTCTTTACTAGGAATAATGGTTGTCCATACTCGACCAATTGGCCGTTTTCTACTAGGACTTCAACGATCTCCCCATTTACCTCTGCTTCAATTTCATTGAACAGCTTCATCGCTTCAATGATACATACGATGGAGTCATTGGAGACTTTATCTCCTGGTTTCACGTAAACATCTTCATCTGGTGATGGAGAAGCATAGAACGTTCCTACCATTGGGGATTCGATCTTATGTAAAGATTCGTCCATTTCTTTCACTGGTGCATCCGAATCTTTCTTCGGTTCCTCTTTTTGCTGCTGAGGAGCCTGTTCAGCTTGTGGCTGTTGTGGAGCCGGCGCTGGTTGTTCTGTACGTACTTGCGGAGCCTGTTGAACGACTGGTTGTTCAGTTCCACCTTTCCTCAAGGAAATCTTCGCACCTTCTTGTTCGTATTCGAATTCATTGATTGAGGATTGATCGATTAGTTTAATCAATTCTCGTATTTCTTGAATTTTGAGCATTAGTTCCACTCCTTCTAGAAATCTACTGTCATTTCATTATTATAGCATAAATTAGTCTAACTAAACTTAACACCTTATTATGGTAGTAGGTGCTAATTCGATACTATCATATCACAAACAAATTCAAGAAGGTAGATATAGAATCATTTCAATTGAAAACGCTCTATTTTTGATGGTGATGATGGTGGTGGTGATGGTGATGGTGATGGTGATGGTGATGGTGATGGTGATGGTGATGGTGGTGTCAGGCACTTTTGTCGAACCCGGTTGGTGCAAGGGGTGTGAGTTGGTGCCTGACACTTCTCACAAACACAGCTGGCACAAGGGATTTAGGTTGGTGCCTGACACCTCCAACGAACCCTACAGCCACAAGGGCTGTAAAACGGTGTCAGGCACTGCACACAAAAAAGACAGACCGCCGTGAGCGGTCTGTCTTCCATATTTTTGACTTTTTTGCTGATCAGTTTTTGGCGACTTGGTATTCGACGGCGACTTGTTTGTCTCCGAGCTGTTCTTGTGCACGGCGCATAATAGCATTAGCTTCCTTGGCCGTAAGCTCCTCTTCGACACGGACGATGATTGTGACCTCTGCACCCATCGTGTTGACGAGGACATCTTCATAGCCCATTCCTTTGATCAAGGTTTCAAGGGTTTGTTCCTTCATACCGAGCTCTTGGAGGGCAGTCAATTGATCCAGTGCTTGCATCTGAACCTCAGCAGCTACACTTGTCGAGGCAATGACTTCTTGATATTGGGCCTCAAGCTTTGAACGCTGATCAGCGAGCTTCATTCGGAGATCCATGAACAGCTCGTCACTGCTCATTTCTGAGACGACAGTACTGCCCTCTCCATCCTTCACGCCCTTCTTATCAGAAGCATTCTCACCTTCTTCTGTTGCAAAGTCGGTAGGTGATTGTTCAGGACTCGTGATGTAATAGACCGATAACACGATAATCAAGCTCAGCATCGTCAACAACCAGACCGTTTGTTTCTTCAATAACATTATTATTCCCCCTTTAGCTTTTTCGCACTTACACTTACTTTATGGCTGGGCATATCAAACACCCTCGATACAGCTTCAATGATTCCATTTTTCACTTGAAGGTTTTCAGCCCCTTCAGCTACGACCCAAACACCTGTAACCTTAGGTTTTTCAATGCTGACGATGAAAGGCTCTTTACCGTCTTTCCCATCGATGATGATGACCTTTTCATTCGTCTGCAAAGTCGTCGATTTACGTTTCCCGCCGTTTTTATCCGTTTCATCTGTCGTGGTGTCCTGTTTATTGATTTCCTTCTCCACGATCTTCTTGAAGGTCGAGTCGAGAATGACCATCACTTCTGCATTTTGTACACCTATCATTTCATCCAGAAGGTCTTTCAACTGGTTTTCATAATGTTCCTCGAGCTCTCGGATGATTGATGAAGGATCGTCTGACTTGCCCATCGAGAACGTCGGCTTCGACTCTGGATTGTCTGCCGCCATATTCATGACTGAGGTGGAGTCTGGGCTACGAATCAGGTTTTGGACGAGCATCATAGCGATACCGAATCCTAGTATTAAGAGAATGTATTGCGATTTGCGATTGAGCTTTCCATCCTTTGTCGGCTTCAGAATCAATTTCAGCCAGTCGTTCTTCTTCTTTTCATCAGACATGTTCCATTACGATCCTCCTTCCTCCTCAAGTACAATCTGTTCTTTTGGTAATCCCCACTCTTTGGAAAGGAATAGCTTGATTTCGTGCAGGTCCGATCCATCTTCCTCCTCTTTCGTGGAATCAGACGTATCAATGGAGACTTCCTTTACTGTTTCAATCGCATGTTCATCATCGAGATCCTCCAACGTAACCTGGATGACAAGATGACTTTCATTTGAGCCTGGTTGAGATTGATCGAGTACCACCACATCCTTTAATCGTTTCTCATATCTTTCTTCCAGCTTGCTTTCTACCTTTTCGCGTAATGGGACAGCCATTTGTTCTAAAATATATGCACTTTGTGAGGCTTGTATTTCACTTTTCTTGTTTTCAATCGAATTTTCCATCTGATCTTTGTCATTTTCAAAATGCTGGAGCTGAAAAGTAGCCAACTCCTCCTTCAAATCAACCGAGAAGAACGTAATCAACGGATTAAGGATGGCAATGATCAACAGAAGGCCGATGACGACTTTTACATACTTTTGAAAAGCCGATGAAGGTAGAAGGAGTTCAAGGATCGTCGCCAATAAAATGATGAGGATGATGTTCGTCACCCACTCATATAAAAAGGACATACCAGGTCTCCTCCTTATCTCATCATCAAGGTCAAGTTGCCTGCAGCGATCATCATCGTGACAGCAAGGAAAAACATGAAGCACACGATCGATAATGCCGCAAAGATGAACATCACATTTTTACTGATAATCGAAAGACATTCGATGATCGGTCCTCCCCCAAGAGGCTGTAAAACGGCTGCGGCTATTTGATAGATCAAGACGAGCGACAGAATTTTCAAGGCTGGAAATGCACACAGCAGAATGAGGATGACAACACCCGCTATCCCGACTGTATTTTTCAATAAGAGGGAAGCACTTAACACCGTATCTGTCGCTTCCGTAAACATCCGGCCGATGACCGGTATGAAATTGCCAGTAATGAACTTTGCCGTACGGATTGCGACTCCATCCGTAACCGCTGCAGTCGCCCCCTGGACACTGATGACACCGAGGAACACTGTGAAAAAGACAAGCATGACGCCTATCGCCGTTGCTCTCAGGAGGTTTGCAAGCTGTGTCACTTTGTAATGGTCGGTCAATGTGCTGACGATGCTTAGTAGTGCAGAAAGGAAAAGGATCGGGAGGACAAAATGTTGAATCAGCATCCCGCTCGTGTTGACAAGTAAGATGATAAAAGGGTGGAAAAAGGCGACGGACACGATACTACCCGTTGTCGCCATCAATGCGAGTAATAAAGGAATAAGAGCAATGATGAACGCATTCATGTTCTGTATCGCATCAATCGTATAGGAAACGGCTACGTGAAAGCTGTTCAACGCGATTACGATCAGCACCATATAGACCATGCCATAAGCAACTTTACTCACGG from Pseudalkalibacillus sp. SCS-8 includes the following:
- a CDS encoding polyprenyl synthetase family protein; its protein translation is MNSETFVELLENKKNLIDDVLPQKVEMLDAHSSLKEAMLYSILAGGKRLRPTLLLMTIEAFGEKVESGIDAACAVEMIHTYSLIHDDLPSMDDDDFRRGSPTNHKIYGEALAILAGDGLLTHAFRIISESTMLDSDTKMDLINRLSKAAGPEGMVDGQVADMEAEGKRLSLEALEAIHRKKTGALLGFSIYAGARIAGGSEEQQHHLTQFAHHLGLAFQIQDDILDVEGDEAKMGKPIGSDEQNNKSTYPHLLTLSGAKEQLMIEVAEAKKHLFEAGINHEWLEHFTDYMISRDH
- a CDS encoding exodeoxyribonuclease VII small subunit, with the translated sequence MEEDKKQTFEEAMEELEQIVEKLEEGDVPLEESIRLFQEGMKLSKLCHDKLQHVEKQMDELLKEDGETEPFTLQEDE
- the xseA gene encoding exodeoxyribonuclease VII large subunit, whose amino-acid sequence is MQQERYISITELTRYIKRKFDQDNRLQDMWLRGELSNVKFHSRGHMYFTVKDANSRINAVMFAGNNRFLKFRPEEGMKVLIRGEVSVYEPHGQYQLYVKEMQPDGIGNLFLAFEELKKKLEFEGLFAPEIKKPLPAMPKKIGVITSPTGAAVRDILTTIKRRFPIAKVTVMPVLVQGPHAAPSISRAIDYANEQGAWDVLIVGRGGGSIEELWAFNEEIVARSIHHSHIPVISAVGHETDYTIADFVADVRAATPTAAAELAVPHIDELKERILQRRVRLSRAITENVKTMRNTLNRYQRSYAFKYPTQLVKQKEQELDRLIEGLQKSGARTLTRRSEQIQQMNQRLERNHPSKRHEQSKERYQSVVRMLKKEMRNHLEQSTGSFQQKIGKLNALSPLSIMERGYSLAYHQTKGELVKSVKQVQPGDPIAVRLKDGKLDCQVWGLEESENNGRG
- the folD gene encoding bifunctional methylenetetrahydrofolate dehydrogenase/methenyltetrahydrofolate cyclohydrolase FolD: MVAELIKGNEIAQAKRDEMKDEVARLKEEGVIPGLVVILVGNDPASLSYVRGKTKACKQVGINGKLIELPEETSEEKLLELIDHYNQDETCHGILVQLPLPDHISDTAIIEAISPEKDVDGFHPINIGRMMTGQRAFLPCTPFGIIEMVKMKGIPIEGKHVVVIGRSNIVGKPVGQLFLNENATVTYCHSRTANMKEITKQADILVVAVGKMHFVGKEFVKPGAVVIDVGINRKDDGKLTGDVNFEEVEQVASYLTPVPKGVGPMTITMLLQNTIQSAKWSHQTEGVH
- the nusB gene encoding transcription antitermination factor NusB, encoding MKRRIAREKALQSLFQIDVSGLDRDEAIGHVLEEGEERDSFLVQLVEGTLDHLEEIDALIKKHLENWSFDRIGNVDRAVLRIAVFEMIHMEEIPKNVTFNEAIDLAKTFGGDESGRFVNAVLSKISKTIQ
- a CDS encoding Asp23/Gls24 family envelope stress response protein — its product is MNEYQTFEMEEKDSNLGKVEISPEVIEVISSIAATEVEGVSSMRGNFASGVVERFGKKSLGKGVKVELTEDGIDIDVFVTMNFGVSIPDTAEKIQENIRLTLHTMTALEPNRIDVHVVGVQFEGKPNQQEEIEEF
- the accC gene encoding acetyl-CoA carboxylase biotin carboxylase subunit, coding for MIKKVLIANRGEIAVRIIRACKEMNIETIAVYSEGDKESLHVRMADEAYCIGPILAKDSYLNFTNIMSVATLTGADAIHPGYGFLAENADFAEICGECNITFIGPSPEAINRMGTKDVARATMKEAGVPIVPGSEGIIESTEQAIELAEDMGYPVIIKATAGGGGKGIRVARNEQELVKGIKMTQQEAASAFGNPGVYIEKYIEDFRHVEIQVLGDNYGNVIHLGERDCSIQRRLQKLLEETPSPALDPEKREEMGQAAVRAAQAVDYSGAGTVEFIFEHNTGNFYFMEMNTRIQVEHPVTEMVTGTDLIKEQIRVASGERLSFAQEDITFNGWSIECRINAENPDKNFMPSAGRIEMYLPPGGLGVRVDSAAYPGYFIPPYYDSMIAKVITYGSTRDEAIRRMKRALSEFVIEGVDTTIPFHLRLLDHEKFTSGEFNTKFLEMYDLTSKSASKGGE
- the accB gene encoding acetyl-CoA carboxylase biotin carboxyl carrier protein, whose protein sequence is MLKIQEIRELIKLIDQSSINEFEYEQEGAKISLRKGGTEQPVVQQAPQVRTEQPAPAPQQPQAEQAPQQQKEEPKKDSDAPVKEMDESLHKIESPMVGTFYASPSPDEDVYVKPGDKVSNDSIVCIIEAMKLFNEIEAEVNGEIVEVLVENGQLVEYGQPLFLVKKQ
- a CDS encoding SpoIIIAH-like family protein; amino-acid sequence: MLLKKQTVWLLTMLSLIIVLSVYYITSPEQSPTDFATEEGENASDKKGVKDGEGSTVVSEMSSDELFMDLRMKLADQRSKLEAQYQEVIASTSVAAEVQMQALDQLTALQELGMKEQTLETLIKGMGYEDVLVNTMGAEVTIIVRVEEELTAKEANAIMRRAQEQLGDKQVAVEYQVAKN
- the spoIIIAG gene encoding stage III sporulation protein AG gives rise to the protein MSDEKKKNDWLKLILKPTKDGKLNRKSQYILLILGFGIAMMLVQNLIRSPDSTSVMNMAADNPESKPTFSMGKSDDPSSIIRELEEHYENQLKDLLDEMIGVQNAEVMVILDSTFKKIVEKEINKQDTTTDETDKNGGKRKSTTLQTNEKVIIIDGKDGKEPFIVSIEKPKVTGVWVVAEGAENLQVKNGIIEAVSRVFDMPSHKVSVSAKKLKGE
- the spoIIIAF gene encoding stage III sporulation protein AF, giving the protein MSFLYEWVTNIILIILLATILELLLPSSAFQKYVKVVIGLLLIIAILNPLITFFSVDLKEELATFQLQHFENDKDQMENSIENKKSEIQASQSAYILEQMAVPLREKVESKLEERYEKRLKDVVVLDQSQPGSNESHLVIQVTLEDLDDEHAIETVKEVSIDTSDSTKEEEDGSDLHEIKLFLSKEWGLPKEQIVLEEEGGS
- the spoIIIAE gene encoding stage III sporulation protein AE: MLTILFFAFLGQPSHKVHAEVGPNSSLKESLQVEDEHLDDIREYWNEIRNQYGGFLPESQKGSILEFIESDRNFSLMEWATSLLKYLFHEILSNGKLLGMLIMLTLFSMLLQTMQNAFENQAVSKVAYGMVYMVLIVIALNSFHVAVSYTIDAIQNMNAFIIALIPLLLALMATTGSIVSVAFFHPFIILLVNTSGMLIQHFVLPILFLSALLSIVSTLTDHYKVTQLANLLRATAIGVMLVFFTVFLGVISVQGATAAVTDGVAIRTAKFITGNFIPVIGRMFTEATDTVLSASLLLKNTVGIAGVVILILLCAFPALKILSLVLIYQIAAAVLQPLGGGPIIECLSIISKNVMFIFAALSIVCFMFFLAVTMMIAAGNLTLMMR